One genomic window of Cyanobium sp. ATX 6F1 includes the following:
- the thiS gene encoding sulfur carrier protein ThiS, producing MSAAEMIAVLLNGEQRSCPAGLDLEAALRHFGYEPRLVVVEFNGAILPRAHWPDQLVREADGLEVVTIVGGGFLES from the coding sequence ATGAGCGCAGCGGAGATGATCGCGGTGCTGCTCAATGGTGAACAGCGTTCCTGCCCCGCGGGCCTGGATCTGGAGGCGGCCCTGCGCCACTTCGGCTACGAGCCGCGCCTGGTGGTGGTCGAGTTCAACGGAGCGATCCTCCCGCGCGCCCACTGGCCGGATCAGCTGGTACGGGAAGCCGATGGGCTCGAGGTGGTCACCATCGTGGGAGGGGGGTTTCTAGAGTCATAA